One window of Biomphalaria glabrata chromosome 6, xgBioGlab47.1, whole genome shotgun sequence genomic DNA carries:
- the LOC106057515 gene encoding uncharacterized protein LOC106057515: MASSVSRPRTASLKWSRPQSVPHVTVVGQHSLDQDMFITGMPIPILNQDTPRNLNWPLAQPSRKPYECKSTAWRSDIELVEQVCDKITPDLAAFKEMFKFRDPYGNSIVTREGLFLIIKSLVGHVSRDQYDSFLKSINLHWRSWISFDEFVFHLQDKLQTTNGSTIWQSKDNKEDKNLVVQVWSPFSDVPKGLVTLYKKLQTGEINIMSLLPVSCFQEGQIFQHQLKNALRSANVILSDKDLKELWKKLEPDKYGAVLSQKLFAMFDLNNKGLPKFDQNFDHSRLSKSGQNKLQHSHSLDNIYGSLLEDRQGKTRLETTSTNKHSSSVTVSKVDTVELHDNEVEVLGRYDTRSTNSVKQKLTQVTTTTNEVKTTTETTTTTCDGGDNSQLSPYVLKLLQAKKSPPQFNDVVDNLHYKFEETYRNLEAAFKLFDFMNDGYIARIDFRRVLKEFGFDINAIELDTFLKRAGIGVVQGLINYKQFLAKYQSKGDLSLLAKLTQQVNDRKYIETEEILKAEQKGQNVSKMFHFDYIKLHELLKQKDKNNSGIIPLQELRWAVNSVLGILMTDDQFNKLLQKVDKEAVVNNSQVNYETFLDLFKSQPGVWNQHKNGPFVRQKYLLGEITPPTPVLSLVEKSKTWMAPSAEKKIAGHSKLLEIHQKLSKLFTDRFHIFDKNFQDMDRKKSGYMTKWQLGALLKLSGITLSVKDLDVLWASLNTAADDTLSYAVLVKSFVLKNQPSASQKGRPTTSKPSAKATVGSKRKTTPANMSLSQTQAATDSIKDKRSAELIRKIKDDVMSRWDVLMSIFLNKDLNGYSSISVDEMKDICSKMKFSLTSSEVSDLCAMFDIQSNGWFHYLAFLHAVKKQCGESNISPCVFNICTKHLHRKAGPTSMAITIYDFLSELKFMLLSKFKTLRGSFKFFDLNHNGFIEESELKKSLVMLGYHLSDQDFLDIFQVFDCSQSHCISFEDFKKTLLTL; encoded by the exons ATGGCAAGCTCAGTGTCAAGACCTAGGACAGCATCTCTGAAGTGGAGCAGACCCCAATCAGTTCCCCATGTTACTGTGGTTGGCCAGCATTCTCTTGATCAAGATATGTTCATCACAGGAATGCCAATTCCTATTCTCAATCAAGACACACCCAGAAATTTAAATTGGCCACTGG CTCAACCATCAAGAAAACCTTATGAATGTAAATCTACAGCCTGGAGGAGTGATATTGag CTGGTTGAACAAGTCTGTGACAAAATAACACCAGATTTAGCTGCtttcaaagaaatgtttaagTTTAGAGATCCCTATGGCAACTCCATTGTAACCAG GGAAGGTCTTTTCTTAATTATAAAATCCCTGGTTGGTCATGTCAGTAGAGATCAGTATGACTCTTTCTTAAAAAG CATCAACCTGCACTGGAGATCTTGGATAAGTTTTGATGAATTTGTATTTCATCTTCAAGACAAACTG CAAACCACAAACGGAAGCACCATCTGGCAGTCAAAAGATAATAAGGAGGATAAGAACCTTGTTGTTCAGGTGTGGTCACCATTTTCTGATGTACCAAAAGGATTAGTTACTTTATATAAGAAATTACAAACAGG tGAAATTAATATTATGAGTCTCTTACCTGTTTCCTGCTTTCAAGAAGGTCAAATTTTTCAACACCAATTAAAAAATGCTCTAAGATCAGCCAATGTCATTTTGTCGGATAAGGATTTGAAAGAGCTATGGAaaaa GCTAGAGCCAGATAAATATGGGGCAGTCTTGAGTCAAAAATTGTTCGCAATGTTTGACCTTAACAATAAAGGACTGCCCAAATTTGACCAAAACTTTGATCATAGTCGTCTGTCTAAATCTGGTCAAAATAAACTCCAGCATTCACATTCACTAGATAATATTTATGGGAGTCTGTTGGAGGATCGCCAAGGAAAAACAAGG CTAGAGACAACCTCTACAAACAAACACAGCTCTTCTGTGACTGTTTCAAAGGTTGATACTGTTGAACTGCATGACAACGAAGTGGAGGTACTCGGCAGATACGATACTCGAAGCACCAATAGTGTGAAACAGAAGTTGACTCAGGTAACGACCACTACTAATGAGGTGAAGACAACAACAGAAACAACCACCACAACCTGTGATGGGGGAGATAATTCTCAGTTGTCCCCCTATGTGCTAAAGTTGTTGCAGGCAAAAAAGTCGCCTCCACAATTTAATGATGTTGTTGACAACTTGCACTATAAG tttgaAGAAACTTACAGAAACCTTGAAGCTGCATTCAAACTATTTGACTTTATGAATGATGGGTACATTGCCAGGATTGACTTCAGACGTGTCCTTAAAGAGTTCGGTTTCGACATCAATGCCATTGAGCTTGACACATTCTTAAAGAGGGCCGGAATTGGCGTTGTTCAAG GACTCATCAACTACAAACAATTTCTGGCCAAATATCAATCTAAAGGAGATCTGAGTTTGTTGGCAAAACTCACGCAACAAGTCAATGACAG AAAATACATTGAGACTGAGGAAATACTGAAAGCAGAACAGAAAGGACAAAATGTCTCCAAAATGTTTCACTTTGATTACATCAAGCTTCATGAGCTTCTGAA gcagaaagacaaaaacaactCTGGCATTATACCTTTACAAGAGCTGAGATGGGCTGTGAACAGTGTGTTAGGAATCCTGATGACAGATGATCAGTTCAACAAGTTACTACAAAAGGTAGACAAAGAGGCAGTGGTCAATAACTCTCAAGTAAATTATGAAACATTCTTGGATCTTTTCAAGTCAca GCCAGGCGTATGGAACCAGCACAAGAATGGTCCTTTTGTTAGACAAAAGTATCTTCTAGGGGAAATAACTCCACCAACACCCGTGTTAAGCTTGGTTGAGAAATCAAAAACATGGATGGCACCTAGTGCAGAGAAAAAGATTGCTGGGCATTCTAAGCTTTTGGAG ATTCATCAAAAACTTTCAAAGCTTTTCACTGACAGATTTCATATTTTCGATAAA aactttcAAGACAtggatagaaaaaaaagtggcTACATGACTAAATGGCAACTTGGTGCACTTCTGAAACT GTCTGGTATAACATTGTCTGTCAAAGATTTGGATGTGCTTTGGGCTTCTCTAAACACAGCAGCTGATGACACACTGAGTTATGCAGTTCTAGTGAAATCCTTTGTGTTGAAAAACCAACCCAGTGCATCTCAGAAAG GTAGACCAACAACTTCAAAGCCATCAGCAAAGGCCACAGTTGGCAGTAAGAGGAAGACAACCCCTGCTAATATGTCTCTGAGCCAGACACAAGCTGCTACTGACAGTATCAAGGATAAAAGATCTGCAGAGCTTATCAGAAAAATCAAAGATGAT GTCATGTCAAGATGGGATGTACTTATGTCAATATTTCTAAACAAAGACTTAAATGGATATTCCTCAATATCTGTGGATGAAATGAAG GACATTTGTTCCAAGATGAAGTTTTCCCTGACATCGTCAGAGGTCTCTGATCTTTGTGCTATGTTTGACATCCAAAGCAATGGCTGGTTCCATTACCTAGCCTTCCTTCATGCAGTCAAGAAACAGTGCGGTGAATCCAACATAAGTCCTTGTGTTTTCAACATCTGTACAAAACACCTTCATCGAAAG GCAGGACCAACTTCCATGGCAATAACCATTTATGATTTCCTGTCAGAGCTAAAATTCATG CTTCTTTCAAAGTTTAAAACTCTGAGAGGCTCCTTTAAATTCTTTGACCTGAACCATAATGGATTCATTGAAGAAAGTGAATTGAAGAAATCCCTGGTGATGTTAGGCTATCATTTGTCTGATCAAGACTTCCTGGATATTTTCCAAGTTTTTGATTGCAGCCAAAGTCACTGTATATCCTttgaagactttaaaaaaacctTGTTAACTCTTTAA
- the LOC106057514 gene encoding uncharacterized protein LOC106057514 — MDAVTESDQTMIVASTQTDLITSDILWQCLFVIKKEFVNLDYRITRGQKGQEMVVVYRSDAFGIFGPPVDPITLTLDPSGQSLLSILFKPVQRVSFVSPKTGCIEVNTLLKLLLLVAGKGFYFCPGIPENFLIGKTFNRNVMLHKLPFKRYQSTNCPVYYQCSETVIKNSKASCIAICQRCLQAAAAMGQPHSSQNYANSTKADIPNKTIYVAVTEDNNGLCPRETVPPHSGFQVLTPLSSNLKQDIKRVTSGELHNNYSKLSPVDSNGLSGVASAENKSDALIDKIKSGTSSLRLMLREKYKKKTLGFPDESLQDIKSESVNNKMEKKSKCNVCKQCKKQFSTPASLLNHLQRHEGLPGSWKDRLRSKRQDTIGTKTSSLLRMIARSSKPQAGPKNKKNSPAISENALRMVLKYLDVIIPSMNGARTVKKEQTKSNSKPSSKQSSNSVPAASDDVNRPSNGLAAVQTLLEAAALTGSGLDDMKRTNLDGPGRKRKAVAAVLPVPQSSSSEDGWAKKSRKSMRLATKKSKGKLSDLKDTQMDNSPSSHDTALLRNLDLLSSVSLNLHVPPTNVTTAHVTSYAPVSPHGSASVFVSSSTVHPVPHSYNVTVSNHVQHNTSGGKVVCSKTSDALVDSSGAKLPPVPPLLFAGLGHEQSVLFNGSDVQKPFGSSSADLPVAGCPSILRSLVSVSDASSSDCGAIDLSKPKQMGLSPNIPQEMQIGALPRLSDNLVPVGKEDQKELLKCIMMMSKAAPIAPAQPPESVISDKQSDCNLQARMFASARDYKIDRKSNNSVSQVQSVVASSASRIVQGVKCGKGGGPGAPVQGDEIQCGYKWSGSGGLVKERTQMVRELVPADIMDSLLNRSIPQISPMSNAQSSAINLSSPPLPQHPHHILSNACSPVRNSPPTISALNLTTAKPNHIPSPKRAGPGRPKKSATTSYPPSPPSIWPPAPNTRSILRSSLMHPPRAHTPTDRGTNSGSSPQKTVHLPNNCAPSPNSLASSVSSNGAVSSPSLSAMLRHPSSIKKDLTYDYTGSGYFSIDPMALHGNNTTAFSKGVEIKSEPMDNFLHGSHDRIIMALPVKNEVSEQHRGSQLIIDDDDSSSKNLVMEIR, encoded by the exons ATGGATGCAGTTACAGAGTCAGACCAAACAATGATTGTGGCATCAACACAGACAGACCTTATCACCAGTGACATTCTCTGGCAGTGTctgtttgttattaaaaaagaatttgtCAATCTTGATTATAGA ATTACAAGAGGTCAGAAGGGTCAAGAAATGGTTGTTGTTTACAGGAGTGATGCTTTCGGTATTTTTGGCCCACCAGTTGATCCCATTACATTGACACTTGATCCATCTGGGCAGAGTCTTCTGTCCATTCTGTTTAAACCTGTTCAGAGAGTCTCATTTGTCTCTCCTAAAACAGGCTGCATTGAAGTAAATACGTTGTTGAAGCTGCTTTTGCTGGTGGCTGGTAAAGGTTTCTACTTTTGCCCAGGAATAccagaaaactttttaataggaAAA aCATTTAACAGGAACGTAATGCTGCACAAACTTCCATTCAAACGCTATCAGTCCACCAACTGTCCAGTATATTACCAGTGCTCTGAGACAGTTATTAAGAACTCCAAAGCATCCTGTATTGCAATATGCCAGCGGTGCTTGCAAGCAGCAGCAGCTATGGGGCAACCGCATTCATCACAAAATTATGCCAACAGCACGAAAGCTGACattccaaacaaaacaatttatgtCGCTGTTACAGAAGATAATAATGGGCTTTGTCCTAGAGAGACTGTGCCACCACACAGTGGTTTCCAAGTTTTAACTCCCTTGTCTTCAAATCTGAAACAGGACATAAAGAGAGTGACTTCTGGGGAGCTCCATAATAATTATTCAAAATTAAGTCCAGTTGACAGTAATGGATTGTCTGGGGTTGCTTCTGCTGAGAACAAATCTGATGCCTTGATAGATAAAATAAAGTCAGGCACTTCTTCCTTGAGGCTAATGCTACGAGagaagtataaaaagaaaactcttGGATTTCCAGATGAATCTTTACAAG ACATAAAATCTGAAAGTGTCAACaacaaaatggaaaaaaagTCTAAATGCAATGTCTGCAAGCAATGCAAGAAACAATTTTCCACACCAGCCAGCCTTCTAAACCACCTTCAGCGTCATGAAGGGCTGCCAGGCTCGTGGAAGGATCGTTTACGCTCAAAGAGACAAGACACAATTGGCACAAAAACGTCTTCATTGCTAAGAATGATAGCTCGCAGCTCTAAGCCTCAGGCTggtcctaaaaataaaaagaactcaCCAGCCATTTCAGAAAATGCTCTCAGGATGGTGTTAAAGTACCTAGATGTTATAATCCCATCGATGAATGGAGCTAGGACTGTGAAAAAAGAACAGACCAAATCAAATAGTAAACCTTCCTCAAAGCAAAGTTCTAACTCTGTACCTGCAGCTAGTGATGATGTAAATAGGCCCTCTAATGGCCTTGCCGCTGTGCAGACATTGTTGGAAGCTGCAGCCTTGACAGGAAGTGGATTAGATGATATGAAAAGAACAAACCTTGATGGCCCTGGGAGGAAGCGTAAAGCAGTGGCAGCTGTTCTTCCTGTACCACAGTCTTCATCTTCTGAGGATGGTTGGGCTAAAAAGTCTAGAAAAAGCATGCGGTTGgctacaaaaaaatctaaaggaAAACTCAGTGACTTGAAAGATACACAAATGGATAATTCACCATCATCACATGATACAGCACTACTTAGAAACTTGGATCTGTTGTCCAGTGTTAGTTTGAACCTTCATGTCCCTCCTACTAATGTAACCACAGCTCATGTTACTTCATATGCTCCAGTTTCTCCGCATGGATCTGCTTCTGTTTTTGTGTCATCCAGTACTGTTCACCCCGTGCCTCATTCCTATAATGTAACTGTTTCTAATCATGTCCAGCACAACACCTCTGGCGGAAAAGTGGTTTGCAGTAAAACTTCTGATGCGCTGGTTGACTCCTCAGGTGCAAAGCTTCCCCCTGTGCCGCCGCTGCTCTTTGCAGGCCTTGGCCATGAGCAGTCTGTCTTGTTCAACGGTTCTGATGTACAGAAGCCGTTTGGCTCCAGTTCTGCTGACCTGCCTGTTGCTGGTTGCCCATCCATCCTCAGAAGCCTTGTGTCTGTCAGTGATGCATCCAGCAGTGACTGTGGAGCTATTGATTTGTCCAAACCCAAACAGATGGGATTAAGTCCAAACATTCCACAGGAAATGCAAATAGGGGCACTTCCAAGACTTTCTGACAATTTGGTACCAGTGGGTAAAGAAGATCAGAAAGAGCTGTTGAAATGCATTATGATGATGTCGAAAGCTGCTCCCATTGCGCCAGCACAGCCTCCTGAAAGTGTCATCAGTGACAAACAGTCAGACTGTAATTTGCAGGCGCGTATGTTTGCCAGTGCACGTGATTATAAAATTGACAGGAAGTCTAATAACAGTGTTTCTCAGGTTCAGTCAGTGGTGGCCTCCTCTGCCAGTCGGATTGTGCAGGGAGTGAAATGCGGTAAAGGGGGCGGACCTGGTGCCCCAGTACAAGGTGATGAGATTCAGTGCGGGTACAAATGGAGTGGGTCTGGTGGATTGGTCAAAGAGCGCACTCAGATGGTCAGGGAATTGGTGCCAGCTGATATTATGGACAGTCTTCTCAACAGGTCTATCCCTCAGATCAGTCCGATGTCTAATGCGCAGTCATCAGCTATAAATCTTTCATCACCACCATTGCCACAGCATCCTCATCATATTTTGAGCAATGCATGTTCACCAGTCCGAAACTCACCACCAACTATTTCTGCCTTAAATCTTACCACAGCTAAACCTAACCACATTCCCAGTCCTAAGAGAGCTGGTCCAGGAAGGCCGAAAAAATCTGCCACCACCAGTTATCCACCATCACCTCCATCCATCTGGCCACCTGCACCAAACACAAGAAGTATTTTAAGATCATCATTGATGCATCCTCCAAGAGCACACACTCCTACAGACAGAGGAACTAACTCTGGAAGCTCCCCGCAGAAGACTGTCCATTTGCCCAACAATTGTGCCCCATCGCCAAATTCCTTAGCATCTTCTGTGTCTTCTAATGGGGCCGTTTCCAGCCCATCACTCTCTGCCATGCTCCGTCATCCATCTTCCATTAAGAAAGACCTAACTTACGATTACACAGGCAGCGGCTATTTCAGCATAGATCCTATGGCCTTACATGGTAATAATACAACAGCTTTTTCGAAAGGTGTGGAAATAAAGTCAGAACCTATGGATAATTTCTTGCATGGCTCACATGATAGAATTATTATGGCCTTACCAGTCAAGAATGAGGTGTCAGAACAACACAGAGGCAGCCAGTTAAttattgatgatgatgatagttCTTCAAAAAATCTGGTAATGGAAATAAGATGA